A window of the Tenebrio molitor chromosome 1, icTenMoli1.1, whole genome shotgun sequence genome harbors these coding sequences:
- the TbCMF46 gene encoding dynein regulatory complex subunit 3, whose product MNPCKLKEPKVIDNALLERCVKEQGPKGEAGRLAEIEKIPLEEVEEIRLEFLNILKIDHLWVLTSITKLNLNNNLIEKIENLETLIHLVELNLSFNKISKIENLDELKKLEKLSFYENEITVLENMNTLTKLTVFSIGRNKIEDLENIVYLRRFPNLKSLNMVGNPCAETEDFRLFIATFLPQLVYYEYRLIYEMERELGEETFSSKLRTLLEQEDKEREVREAEEQEIADAELHASSFVEYLNTRHLFDALFANDYDGKDLLNMGEDAKEFYDEYEEQFIELCKKIFLNGQEQYHLRKEEEDQFLHCVDEAKQYNQQESIKHMEDFLGKKAVVFYDIRGIQNMLNNNEITYEEFIDKCDVYVLQYDAMLHEIWKALMKLELELYEQLEDVNQTFEHGMTELVNNFIESSQALFSQIRDLEVNYAENIGDFALKYQTNANLNEEIEVHEDLKELMADKDFLHNALATSHDMHMQIIDAREDELINKARNWLNELVENLVKDEVKRNRGKILEINHFLDIQREEFEALNSEYTPDVDTEGVPSLD is encoded by the exons atgaatcCCTGTAAACTAAAAGAGCCCAAAGTAATAGACAATGCGCTTTTGGAAAGATGCGTCAAAGAACAAGGTCCCAAAGGAGAAGCCGGTCGTTTAgcagaaattgaaaaaattccacTGGAAGAAGTTGAAGAAATCCGACTAGAATTTTTAA ACATACTAAAAATTGATCATTTGTGGGTGCTGACATCaataactaaattaaatcttaaCAACAACTTGATAGAAAAGATAGAAAACTTGGAAACACTAATTCATTTAGTTGAACTGAATTTGTCCTTcaataaaatatcaaaaattgaaaatttggacGAACTGAAAAAGCtggaaaaattaagtttttatgaaaatgaaataacgGTTCTAGAAAACATGAACACTTTGACAAAATTAACCGTTTTTAGTATTGGCAGGAATAAAATCGAAGATCTTGAAAAT ATAGTTTACTTGAGACGTTTTCCGAATTTAAAATCTCTAAATATGGTAGGAAATCCTTGCGCTGAAACTGAAGATTTTCGTCTATTTATAGCCACTTTTTTACCTCAACTAGTTTATTACGAGTACAGATTAATATACGAGATGGAAAGAGAACTGGGAGAAGAAACTTTTAG ttcAAAACTACGGACGCTCCTCGAACAAGAAGATAAAGAGAGAGAAGTCCGAGAAGCTGAAGAACAAGAAATAGCCGACGCCGAGCTTCACGCTTCTAGTTTCGTCGAATATTTAAATACTCGTCATCTGTTTGATGCTTTGTTTGCAAATGACTATGATGGAAAGGACTTGTTGAACATGGGCGAGGACGCGAAGGAATTCTACGACGAATACGAAGAGCAGTTCATCGAATTGTGCAAGAAGATTTTTCTGAATGGTCAGGAACAGTACCATCTCAGAAAAGAGGAAGAAGATCAATTCTTGCATTGCGTCGATGAGGCGAAACAATACAATCAACAAGAAAGCATA AAACACATGGAAGATTTCTTAGGGAAGAAAGCCGTAGTGTTTTACGACATCAGAGGGATACAAAACATGTTGAACAACAACGAGATAACTTACGAGGAGTTTATAGATAAATGCGACGTTTACGTTTTACAGTATGATGCGATGTTACATGAAATTTGGAAGGCGCTGATGAAACTAGAATTAGAACTGTACGAACAGCTGGAAGACGTCAATCAAACTTTCGAACACGGCATGACAGAGTTGGTTAACAACTTTATCGAGTCTTCTCAAGCCCTGTTTAGTCAGATTCGGGATCTTGAAGTGAATTATGCCGAGAACATAGGAGACTTTGCTCTGAAGTACCAGACCAATGCTAATTTGAACGAGGAAATTGAAGTACATGAGGACCTGAAGGag CTCATGGCCGACAAAGACTTTTTACATAACGCATTGGCTACAAGTCACGACATGCACATGCAAATAATTGATGCTCGAGAAGacgaattaataaataaagcaaGAAATTGGTTAAATGAATTGGTCGAGAATTTAGTGAA GGATGAAGTTAAACGAAACAGAGGAAAAATATTGGAAATTaatcactttcttgacatccAGAGAGAAGAATTCGAAGCCCTCAACAGCGAATACACTCCAGATGTTGACACCGAAGGAGTTCCTTCTTTGGATTAA